The sequence CAGGCCCCTGTAACTGGCAAACTCATAGACCAGGAACAGTGCCAGGGCGCTGGCGACCAGCGTCTTGACGACGAACAAGGGGAAGGGCTCGGCCTCATAGCCATGGCGCTCGCGCTTGCGCCGGGTGCGAAGCCCGAAATAGGCATAGGCCACCACGGCGATCACGCCGAGCACCACCGTCGTCATGTGCAGCGTCAGGCCGCTGCCCAAGATGGTCTTGCCGGCGGCATTCACCGTCGGCGGGATCAGCGTCAGCGGCCCGATCACGTCCGGGATGAAGCCGGAGCTCAGCGCCTTGAAGTCGTCCGGAAGGGGGCCCACCGAGGATCCGCCGCCCAGCAGCGCCTGACAGATGCCGCGGAAGATCAGCATTCCGGCCAGCGTGACGATGAAGCTCGGTATTCGGTGATAGGCGATCCAGTAGCCTTGTGCCGCGCCGATCAAGCCGCCCACGATCAGGCAGAGGATCGAAACCACCAACGGATTGCTGAGCGGTCCGAGCTGCCAGATGACCATCATGTTTGCCGCCAGCGCGCCGATGAAACCGGCGACCGATCCGACGCTGAGGTCGATATAGCCGGAAACGATGACCAGCAGCATGCCCAGCGCCATCACGATGATGAACGAGTTCTGCTGCACCAGATTGCTGAGGTTGACCGGCTTGAACAGCGTCCCCGACGTGGTGAACTGGAAGAACAGCATGATGACGATCAGCGCGATAATCAGACCGTATTCGCGCAGGTTCGTCGTCAGTGCCGAGACGGCGATGCGTGGACGCTGTTCTTCGGCGACGTTGCCCTGCGGGGCGGGGGGCGATTTCGGTGCTCATGCTGCTTTTCCTTCTCCGCGAACGATGGCGCGCATTATTTTTTCCTGGCTTGCGTCCGCCGCCGGCATTTCGCCGACGATGCGCCCTTCGTTCATGACGTAGATGCGGTCGGTGATGCCGAGCAATTCCGGCATTTCCGACGAGATGACCACGATCGCCTTACCCTCCGAGGCAAGACGCGCGATGATCGTGTAGATTTCGTACTTGGCGCCGACATCGATGCCGCGTGTCGGCTCGTCGAGGATCAGGACTTCCGGGTCGGCGAACAGCCATTTCGACAGCACCACCTTCTGCTGGTTGCCGCCGGAAAGATTGCCGGTCATCTGATAGACGCTCGAAGCGCGGATATTGGTCTTCTTGCGATAGTCGTTGGCAACGGCAAGCTCGCGCAAATCGTCGATCACGCTATGACGCGACACGCCGCCGAGATTGGCGAGCGTTATGTTGTGCTTGATATGGT is a genomic window of Mesorhizobium huakuii containing:
- the mmsB gene encoding multiple monosaccharide ABC transporter permease, which codes for MAVSALTTNLREYGLIIALIVIMLFFQFTTSGTLFKPVNLSNLVQQNSFIIVMALGMLLVIVSGYIDLSVGSVAGFIGALAANMMVIWQLGPLSNPLVVSILCLIVGGLIGAAQGYWIAYHRIPSFIVTLAGMLIFRGICQALLGGGSSVGPLPDDFKALSSGFIPDVIGPLTLIPPTVNAAGKTILGSGLTLHMTTVVLGVIAVVAYAYFGLRTRRKRERHGYEAEPFPLFVVKTLVASALALFLVYEFASYRGLPVVLLVMGVLISLFVFVTKRMTIGRRIYAMGGNPKAAQLSGINTERLTLWVFINMGVLSALGGLIIAARLGQAVPAAGLGSELDVIAAVFIGGASAMGGVGQVIGAVVGGFIMGVMNNGMSIMGVNVDWQQVVKGLVLLGAVIFDVYNKNKA